The DNA region GATTATGTGACTAAATTCACAAAAAGAATTCCTTCTAGATCAAAAAGTATAAactaaacatatttttcttaaaatattctgtGGCTCACTCACCACTCTCTACAAGGAGGTTGGCAATATATTTGGAGTACGAGCATCAGGGCACCCATGCCAACATTTggctttatcattatttttttctgatctctcatttatctttattttaatgattCTGTGCTCATATAAAATATGCATTCACTATAAGAAAttctgaaaatacagaaaaagaaatgaaaaatcaccTGTACAACCAGAGACAACCTATACATACAACTGTATGAAAATGGCTCATGATTCAGCATTATAACTTGCTCCCCTTCCCCCATTCAccatattaaaaacatttttctctgcGAACATGGCGCTGCGAGTGGTGTGGAGCGTGCGGGCCGTGGTCTGCAGCCTGCGCGCCACCTCTGCACCCAACACGCCCTGCCCGCTGCGGCCCTGGGGACTGCGGGCGGGTGCCGACCGGGTGCTGCGCACCGGACCCGCTCTGCTGTCGGGTTGTAAATTCACAAACAAACATGAGTGGGTAACAACAGAAAACGGTGTTGGAACAGTGGGAATCAGCAATTTTGCACAGGAAGCTTTGGGAGATGTTGTTTACTGCAGTCTGCCTGAAGTTGGGACAAAATTGAACAAACAAGAGGAATTTGGTGCTTTG from Mesoplodon densirostris isolate mMesDen1 chromosome 16, mMesDen1 primary haplotype, whole genome shotgun sequence includes:
- the LOC132476574 gene encoding glycine cleavage system H protein, mitochondrial-like, whose translation is MALRVVWSVRAVVCSLRATSAPNTPCPLRPWGLRAGADRVLRTGPALLSGCKFTNKHEWVTTENGVGTVGISNFAQEALGDVVYCSLPEVGTKLNKQEEFGALESVKAVSELHSPLSGDVTEMNENPGLVHKSCYEDGSLIKMTLSKPSELDELMSEEAYEKYIKSIEE